In Terriglobales bacterium, one DNA window encodes the following:
- a CDS encoding glycine--tRNA ligase subunit alpha — protein sequence MAKSNLTYQEIILRLQQFWAERGCVMQQPYDLEVGAGTMAPETFLRVLGPQPYKVAYVQPSRRPADGRYGENPNRLYKHTQLQVILKPPPQDVQELYLKSLEAIGIDLREHDIKFEEDNWESPTLGAWGIGWQVMLDGLEITQFTYFQQCGGVDLDPISAELTYGLERITAFLQDVDSIYDIVWARDPQDPSKIFTYGDVRLADELQMSVYNFESANVDFLWKHLDLYETECKELIATFAETQKKKGDVKRFPLLGAYELCLKCSHLFNLLDARGAISVTERVGVIARIRQLAVGVAKAWVAQQEAQPEPEKEPEKVATGA from the coding sequence ATGGCGAAAAGCAATCTTACATATCAGGAAATCATCCTTCGGCTCCAGCAGTTTTGGGCGGAGCGCGGCTGCGTGATGCAGCAGCCGTACGATCTGGAAGTTGGCGCGGGAACGATGGCGCCGGAGACATTCCTTCGCGTGCTGGGACCGCAGCCGTACAAGGTGGCGTATGTGCAGCCGTCGCGGCGTCCGGCGGACGGACGATATGGCGAGAATCCGAACCGTCTTTATAAGCACACGCAGTTACAGGTCATTTTGAAGCCGCCGCCGCAGGACGTGCAGGAGCTTTACCTGAAGTCGCTCGAGGCGATAGGGATTGACCTGCGCGAGCACGACATCAAGTTTGAAGAGGACAACTGGGAATCGCCGACGTTGGGCGCGTGGGGCATCGGATGGCAGGTGATGCTCGACGGGTTGGAGATCACGCAATTCACGTACTTCCAGCAGTGCGGTGGTGTGGACCTGGATCCGATCTCGGCTGAGCTGACGTACGGGTTGGAGCGCATCACGGCGTTTCTGCAGGATGTGGATTCGATTTACGACATCGTGTGGGCGCGCGATCCGCAGGATCCGTCGAAGATATTTACGTACGGCGATGTGCGGCTCGCAGATGAGTTGCAGATGTCGGTGTACAACTTCGAGTCGGCGAACGTGGACTTCCTGTGGAAGCACCTGGACCTGTACGAGACAGAGTGCAAGGAACTGATTGCCACGTTTGCCGAGACACAGAAGAAAAAAGGCGATGTGAAGCGGTTCCCGTTGCTTGGCGCCTATGAGCTGTGCCTGAAGTGCTCGCATCTTTTCAACCTGCTGGACGCGCGGGGTGCGATTTCCGTGACCGAGCGCGTGGGAGTGATTGCGAGGATTAGGCAATTAGCCGTAGGTGTGGCGAAGGCCTGGGTGGCGCAGCAGGAGGCGCAGCCTGAGCCCGAAAAGGAGCCGGAAAAGGTCGCGACAGGGGCCTGA
- the glyS gene encoding glycine--tRNA ligase subunit beta encodes MADFLLEIGCEEIPARMIDGARQELAKRVGELLTRERLSGSPALEPYSTPRRIAVLARGIAVSQPDAEEQVMGPAVKVAFKDGQPMPPAHAFAKKVGLDLSQVEKVTTPKGEYLSAKVVKKGRSASEILSEALPKEIAGLYWAKNMYWRPGKTSERFVRPVRWVVAMLDGQTVPMELFGTSAGNESEGHRILSGGAVKLASPAAYQEGLLSANVVASPAEREHRIRKALDAATRKVAGARWREDKELLETVVNLTEFPSVILGNFDPEFLALPEEVLVTVMRDHQKYFAVEDANGKLAPHFLAVLNTSGDPQGLIQHGNERVLRARFNDARFFWEVDQKHPLRERVQWLKSVTFQKDLGSYADKTRRVQALASQICEWLNDGREQKFVREGVVHKAALLAKTDLTTELVKEFTELQGIVGGLYARVQQLDPALPEATRYAIADVIYDQYKPGSMDDAVPRSVEGGVVSIADKADSIAGMFALGLIPSGSKDPFALRRQANGIVKIIAEQKLNLCISDVFRVAREQYAGSDAEKKFKSKNYTADIEGFFRERLEFYLREVRGFAYDVVNAVLAAGADDINDAIARAEAVAQVRGSEDFQAIGAAFKRIKNILRQANEKKIAPAETFDPAVSTEYAEKALASVMANANSAIAGKKGDYVGALQEIAKVRQPVDLFFDKVMVMVDDQQVRANRLALLRDLLGDFSTIADFSEIVTERK; translated from the coding sequence ATGGCAGATTTCCTTCTAGAGATAGGTTGCGAAGAGATTCCCGCGCGGATGATTGATGGCGCGCGGCAGGAACTCGCAAAACGTGTCGGCGAACTGCTGACGCGAGAACGGCTGTCGGGATCGCCGGCGCTGGAGCCGTATTCGACGCCGCGTCGCATCGCGGTGCTGGCGCGTGGGATCGCGGTATCGCAGCCGGATGCGGAAGAGCAGGTGATGGGTCCGGCGGTGAAGGTGGCGTTTAAGGATGGTCAGCCCATGCCTCCGGCGCATGCGTTTGCGAAGAAGGTTGGACTGGACCTATCGCAGGTGGAGAAGGTCACAACGCCGAAGGGCGAGTATTTGTCGGCGAAGGTTGTGAAGAAGGGGCGTTCGGCCTCGGAGATATTGAGCGAAGCGCTGCCGAAAGAAATTGCCGGCCTGTACTGGGCGAAGAATATGTACTGGCGTCCGGGGAAGACGTCGGAGCGGTTCGTGCGTCCGGTGCGTTGGGTTGTGGCGATGCTCGATGGGCAAACGGTTCCGATGGAATTGTTTGGAACGTCAGCGGGCAATGAGTCGGAAGGGCATCGGATTCTGAGTGGCGGCGCGGTTAAGCTGGCGTCACCGGCGGCGTACCAGGAAGGTTTGCTGTCGGCGAACGTGGTGGCGAGTCCGGCGGAACGTGAGCATCGGATTCGCAAGGCACTGGATGCAGCGACGAGGAAGGTCGCGGGCGCACGCTGGCGCGAAGATAAAGAGCTGCTGGAGACGGTGGTGAACCTGACGGAGTTTCCGTCGGTCATTCTAGGAAACTTCGATCCCGAATTTCTAGCGCTGCCGGAAGAAGTGCTGGTCACGGTCATGCGCGACCACCAGAAGTATTTTGCTGTCGAAGACGCGAACGGGAAACTGGCGCCGCACTTCCTGGCTGTCCTGAATACGAGCGGCGATCCGCAGGGACTGATTCAGCACGGCAACGAGCGCGTGTTGCGTGCGCGCTTCAATGACGCGCGGTTCTTCTGGGAAGTGGATCAGAAGCATCCGTTACGCGAGCGCGTGCAGTGGCTGAAATCGGTGACTTTCCAGAAGGACCTCGGCTCTTACGCGGACAAGACACGCCGGGTACAGGCGCTGGCGAGCCAAATTTGCGAATGGTTGAACGACGGCCGCGAACAGAAGTTCGTCCGGGAAGGCGTGGTTCACAAGGCGGCACTGCTGGCGAAGACGGACCTGACGACCGAGTTGGTGAAAGAGTTCACGGAGTTGCAGGGCATCGTCGGCGGGCTTTATGCGCGGGTGCAGCAATTGGATCCGGCGCTGCCGGAAGCGACTCGGTACGCGATTGCGGATGTCATCTACGACCAGTACAAGCCGGGTTCGATGGACGATGCCGTGCCGCGGTCGGTCGAAGGCGGCGTGGTATCGATTGCGGATAAAGCCGACTCGATCGCTGGGATGTTTGCGCTGGGACTGATTCCGAGCGGGTCGAAGGATCCGTTTGCGCTGCGTCGGCAGGCAAACGGGATCGTAAAGATCATCGCGGAGCAGAAGCTCAACCTGTGTATCAGTGATGTGTTCCGGGTGGCACGCGAGCAATACGCTGGATCGGATGCCGAGAAGAAGTTCAAGTCGAAGAACTACACGGCAGATATTGAAGGATTTTTCCGCGAGCGGTTGGAGTTCTACCTCCGAGAGGTGCGCGGGTTTGCCTATGACGTGGTGAACGCGGTACTCGCGGCAGGGGCGGACGACATCAATGACGCGATTGCGCGGGCCGAAGCAGTGGCCCAGGTTCGTGGGTCGGAAGATTTCCAGGCGATCGGCGCGGCGTTCAAGCGGATCAAGAACATCCTGCGTCAGGCGAATGAGAAGAAGATTGCGCCAGCGGAGACGTTTGATCCGGCGGTGTCGACTGAATATGCTGAGAAGGCGCTGGCTTCCGTGATGGCGAATGCGAACTCGGCGATCGCAGGGAAGAAGGGCGATTACGTCGGCGCGTTGCAGGAGATCGCGAAGGTTCGGCAGCCGGTGGACCTGTTCTTCGATAAGGTGATGGTGATGGTAGACGACCAGCAGGTGCGCGCGAATCGATTGGCGCTATTGCGAGACCTGTTGGGTGATTTTTCGACGATCGCCGATTTTTCGGAGATCGTGACGGAACGGAAGTAG
- the ppdK gene encoding pyruvate, phosphate dikinase — MATTFPEVETEKMATAQQSTAKYVYFFGGGKAEGDGKMKDVLGGKGAGLAEMTNAGLPVPPGFTIQTEACREFMKTGKTSEEIERQMKEAVRRLEELQGQKLGANDNPLLVSVRSGAKFSMPGMMDTILNLGLNDKSVEALATKSNNPRFAYDSYRRLIQMFGNVVLEIPKHAFDEVFDAKKKQKKAKLDTDLDAKALKEVIAEYKKVVQKATKKEFPQDAVEQLAMARDAVFRSWNNDRAKHYRRMNNIDDMLGTAVNVQAMVFGNLGETSGTGVGFTRNPANGANEFYGEFLMNAQGEDVVSGVRTPVHISELKNVNPEAYNQLREITTRLEKHYRDVQDFEFTIQEGKLYMLQTRNGKRTGLAAVRIAIDMVNEGLITKEEGFMRVEPNQLYDFLVPRLDEKSQKIEVLATGLPASPGAAVGQIVFSAEEAVKKAGHGAKRNPVILVRAETTPEDIAGMEVAAGILTSRGGMTSHAAVVTRGMGKCCVAGAGDIDVHEKTKEMKVKGQTFKEGDWISLDGTTGRVIKGKLNTLPASPDDPMLKQLFDWSEKYRTIGVRANADIPRDAIQARAFGAEGIGLCRTEHMFFAEDRINHMRAMILATTEKDRRAALKKLLPMQRADFVGIFRAMDGFPVTIRTLDPPLHEFLPSREDLMVQIAVLEATKPKSPKLKELKTLLKRVNDLHELNPMLGHRGCRLGITYPEITEMQARAILEAAVQVSKEGVKVLPEIMIPLTGGLKEMANQAAIVRRVAEEVFAEKERKVEYMVGTMIELPRAALVADEIAKEAEFFSFGTNDLTQTTFGFSRDDINKFLPSYVSEGILKQDPFAVLDREGVGQLVKMGVEKGRKTNPKLKVGICGEHGGEPSSVEFCYQVGMNYVSCSPFRVLTARLAAAQAAYAKTHSGAEAGRTK; from the coding sequence ATGGCAACTACATTTCCGGAAGTTGAGACTGAAAAAATGGCAACTGCACAGCAATCGACAGCCAAGTATGTGTATTTCTTCGGCGGCGGTAAGGCCGAAGGCGACGGCAAGATGAAGGATGTCCTCGGCGGAAAGGGCGCGGGCCTGGCCGAGATGACGAACGCAGGACTTCCGGTGCCTCCCGGATTCACCATCCAGACCGAGGCGTGCCGCGAGTTCATGAAGACGGGCAAGACCTCGGAAGAAATTGAACGGCAGATGAAGGAAGCGGTCCGCAGGCTTGAAGAACTGCAAGGCCAGAAACTCGGTGCGAACGATAATCCGCTGCTGGTCAGCGTGCGTTCCGGCGCCAAGTTCTCGATGCCCGGCATGATGGACACGATCCTTAACCTGGGCCTGAACGACAAGTCGGTTGAAGCGCTCGCCACGAAGTCGAACAATCCGCGCTTCGCATATGACTCCTATCGCCGACTGATCCAGATGTTCGGCAACGTGGTGCTCGAGATTCCGAAGCACGCGTTTGACGAAGTTTTCGATGCGAAGAAGAAGCAGAAGAAGGCGAAGCTCGACACCGACCTCGACGCGAAGGCGCTAAAAGAAGTTATCGCCGAGTACAAGAAGGTCGTGCAGAAGGCAACGAAGAAAGAGTTCCCGCAGGATGCGGTCGAACAGCTTGCGATGGCGCGTGACGCCGTTTTCAGAAGCTGGAACAACGACCGCGCGAAACACTATCGCCGTATGAACAACATCGACGACATGCTTGGAACGGCCGTAAACGTTCAGGCGATGGTGTTCGGCAACCTCGGCGAAACCAGCGGCACCGGCGTCGGATTCACACGCAATCCAGCGAACGGCGCGAACGAGTTCTATGGCGAGTTCCTGATGAACGCGCAGGGCGAAGACGTGGTTTCCGGCGTGCGCACTCCGGTACACATTTCCGAACTGAAAAACGTAAATCCGGAAGCGTACAACCAGCTCCGCGAAATCACCACGCGGCTCGAGAAGCACTACCGCGACGTGCAGGACTTCGAGTTCACGATCCAAGAAGGCAAGCTCTACATGTTGCAGACCCGCAACGGTAAGCGTACCGGACTGGCCGCGGTGAGGATCGCCATCGACATGGTGAACGAAGGCCTTATCACGAAGGAAGAAGGCTTCATGCGCGTTGAGCCGAACCAGCTTTACGACTTCCTGGTTCCGCGCCTCGACGAAAAATCCCAGAAGATCGAAGTGCTCGCGACTGGACTTCCGGCGTCTCCGGGTGCGGCTGTGGGACAGATTGTGTTCTCGGCCGAAGAAGCGGTGAAGAAAGCTGGACACGGGGCGAAAAGGAATCCCGTGATTCTCGTTCGTGCTGAAACCACTCCGGAAGACATTGCTGGAATGGAAGTGGCGGCGGGCATTCTGACGTCGCGCGGTGGCATGACGTCGCACGCGGCGGTTGTAACGCGCGGCATGGGTAAGTGCTGCGTGGCCGGCGCCGGCGATATCGACGTCCATGAGAAGACGAAAGAAATGAAGGTGAAAGGCCAGACCTTCAAGGAAGGCGACTGGATTTCGCTCGACGGCACGACTGGGCGCGTGATCAAGGGCAAACTGAACACGCTGCCGGCGTCGCCTGACGATCCGATGCTGAAGCAGCTGTTTGACTGGTCGGAGAAGTACCGCACCATCGGCGTGCGCGCGAATGCTGACATTCCGCGTGATGCGATCCAAGCGCGTGCGTTCGGAGCGGAAGGCATCGGGCTGTGCCGCACCGAGCACATGTTCTTCGCCGAGGACCGTATCAACCACATGCGCGCCATGATTCTCGCGACAACCGAGAAAGATCGCCGCGCCGCGCTGAAGAAGCTGCTTCCGATGCAGCGTGCCGACTTCGTCGGTATCTTCCGCGCGATGGACGGATTCCCGGTCACGATCCGCACCTTGGATCCGCCGCTGCACGAGTTCCTGCCGAGCCGTGAAGACCTGATGGTTCAGATCGCCGTGCTCGAAGCGACGAAGCCGAAGTCACCGAAGCTGAAGGAACTGAAGACGCTCCTGAAGCGCGTCAATGACCTGCACGAACTGAACCCGATGCTGGGACATCGCGGCTGCCGCCTCGGTATCACGTATCCGGAAATCACCGAGATGCAGGCGCGCGCGATCCTGGAAGCTGCAGTTCAGGTTTCCAAGGAAGGCGTGAAGGTTCTGCCGGAAATCATGATTCCGTTGACGGGCGGCCTGAAGGAAATGGCCAACCAGGCGGCGATTGTGCGTCGTGTGGCGGAAGAAGTGTTCGCCGAGAAGGAGCGGAAGGTCGAGTACATGGTCGGAACGATGATCGAATTGCCGCGCGCTGCCCTGGTTGCGGATGAGATCGCGAAGGAAGCCGAGTTCTTCTCGTTCGGCACCAACGACCTGACGCAGACCACGTTTGGCTTCTCGCGTGACGACATCAACAAGTTCCTGCCGTCGTATGTCAGCGAAGGCATCCTGAAGCAGGATCCGTTTGCGGTGCTCGATCGCGAAGGAGTGGGACAGTTGGTGAAGATGGGCGTCGAGAAGGGCCGCAAGACCAATCCCAAGTTGAAGGTTGGCATCTGCGGC